From a single Silene latifolia isolate original U9 population chromosome 6, ASM4854445v1, whole genome shotgun sequence genomic region:
- the LOC141586438 gene encoding uncharacterized protein LOC141586438 isoform X2 produces the protein MEQFASISDQFNTILKSGQDFLTGNRHNKSSRNPREAFSDLMKLRDRQDKVEKILTFYKTAKGSPFEEDGTVVRAEIGVAGNMLLVDNFDQEKVDTIKRAGLRTGYDARITFETKVRQTDVLEAEFICGQRNQVDSGDVLEGALSLARVSYAANMTDWLSVIAIPMGARCKDLTTSTGSLLTEKGLTDYSSFGPPLLHQNHGSAIGLTVKSSNIVGSLAQFVVDLPGSVGQCFSTFGQIVYQLPRASKLSLFGLHQVPKLGLPVIPGSLTIPSSIWRRHQYPETSSETFSRPLEIMLGDSVAVMLESEIDESTRVRGWVQKRNGNPSYLQWSVGMSDFPEEEIGWGLNLGGSILGPKSWDHFQIEAFLKFNLGKRLSVQPGFIYLMDGNNQMPVLTVRSTWSI, from the exons ATGGAACAATTCGCCTCAATTTCCGATCAATTTAACACAATCCTCAAATCCGGTCAAGATTTTCTTACTGGCAATCGACATAACAAGTCGTCCCGTAATcct AGAGAAGCATTTTCAGACTTAATGAAGCTAAGAGACAGACAGGACAAAGTCGAAAAAATCCTAACTTTCTACAAAACAGCAAAAGGGAGTCCATTTGAAGAAGATGGTACAGTTGTGAGGGCAGAGATTGGTGTGGCCGGAAATATGCTATTAGTGGATAATTTTGATCAAGAGAAGGTGGATACAATTAAAAGAGCAGGCTTAAGAACTGGATATGACGCGAGAATCACTTTTGAAACCAAAGTCCGTCAGACAGATGTTCTTGAGGCAGAGTTCATTTGTGGTCAGCGGAACCAAGTAGATTCAGGTGACGTACTAGAGGGCGCACTTTCTCTTGCAAGAGTAAGTTATGCGGCAAACATGACAGACTGGCTATCAGTAATTGCAATTCCAATGGGGGCTCGATGTAAAGACTTGACAACTTCAACAGGTTCTTTATTAACG GAAAAAGGCTTAACCGATTATTCTTCTTTTGGACCGCCACTTTTGCATCAAAACCATGGAAGCGCAATTGGTCTAACAGTAAAGAGTTCAAACATTGTCGGTTCTTTAGCTCAGTTTGTTGTTGATTTGCCTGGGTCAGTTGGGCAATGCTTCAGTACCTTTGGACAGATTGTTTATCAACTTCCTCGAGCATCAAAGCTCTCCCTGTTTGGACTCCACCAGGTGCCTAAACTAGGACTACCGGTCATCCCTGGATCCTTAACTATTCCTTCAAGCATTTGGCGACGCCATCAATATCCTGAAACTTCGTCAGAAACGTTTTCTCGGCCCTTGGAAATTATGCTAGGTGATTCGGTTGCTGTTATGCTTGAATCAGAGATTGATGAGAGCACAAGAGTGAGAGGCTGGGTGCAAAAGAGAAATGGTAATCCATCATATCTTCAGTGGTCAGTCGGTATGTCTGATTTTCCAGAAGAAGAAATCGGGTGGGGATTGAATTTGGGCGGGTCAATCCTAGGTCCGAAAAGTTGGGACCATTTTCAGATTGAGGCATTTCTCAAGTTCAATCTAGGCAAGAGACTATCCGTACAGCCAGGTTTTATTTATCTTATGGATGGTAACAATCAAATGCCAGTTCTTACAGTTCGTTCAACGTGGTCTATTTGA
- the LOC141586438 gene encoding uncharacterized protein LOC141586438 isoform X1, protein MEQFASISDQFNTILKSGQDFLTGNRHNKSSRNPIEILKRLQREAFSDLMKLRDRQDKVEKILTFYKTAKGSPFEEDGTVVRAEIGVAGNMLLVDNFDQEKVDTIKRAGLRTGYDARITFETKVRQTDVLEAEFICGQRNQVDSGDVLEGALSLARVSYAANMTDWLSVIAIPMGARCKDLTTSTGSLLTEKGLTDYSSFGPPLLHQNHGSAIGLTVKSSNIVGSLAQFVVDLPGSVGQCFSTFGQIVYQLPRASKLSLFGLHQVPKLGLPVIPGSLTIPSSIWRRHQYPETSSETFSRPLEIMLGDSVAVMLESEIDESTRVRGWVQKRNGNPSYLQWSVGMSDFPEEEIGWGLNLGGSILGPKSWDHFQIEAFLKFNLGKRLSVQPGFIYLMDGNNQMPVLTVRSTWSI, encoded by the exons ATGGAACAATTCGCCTCAATTTCCGATCAATTTAACACAATCCTCAAATCCGGTCAAGATTTTCTTACTGGCAATCGACATAACAAGTCGTCCCGTAATcct ATTGAAATTTTGAAGCGATTGCAGAGAGAAGCATTTTCAGACTTAATGAAGCTAAGAGACAGACAGGACAAAGTCGAAAAAATCCTAACTTTCTACAAAACAGCAAAAGGGAGTCCATTTGAAGAAGATGGTACAGTTGTGAGGGCAGAGATTGGTGTGGCCGGAAATATGCTATTAGTGGATAATTTTGATCAAGAGAAGGTGGATACAATTAAAAGAGCAGGCTTAAGAACTGGATATGACGCGAGAATCACTTTTGAAACCAAAGTCCGTCAGACAGATGTTCTTGAGGCAGAGTTCATTTGTGGTCAGCGGAACCAAGTAGATTCAGGTGACGTACTAGAGGGCGCACTTTCTCTTGCAAGAGTAAGTTATGCGGCAAACATGACAGACTGGCTATCAGTAATTGCAATTCCAATGGGGGCTCGATGTAAAGACTTGACAACTTCAACAGGTTCTTTATTAACG GAAAAAGGCTTAACCGATTATTCTTCTTTTGGACCGCCACTTTTGCATCAAAACCATGGAAGCGCAATTGGTCTAACAGTAAAGAGTTCAAACATTGTCGGTTCTTTAGCTCAGTTTGTTGTTGATTTGCCTGGGTCAGTTGGGCAATGCTTCAGTACCTTTGGACAGATTGTTTATCAACTTCCTCGAGCATCAAAGCTCTCCCTGTTTGGACTCCACCAGGTGCCTAAACTAGGACTACCGGTCATCCCTGGATCCTTAACTATTCCTTCAAGCATTTGGCGACGCCATCAATATCCTGAAACTTCGTCAGAAACGTTTTCTCGGCCCTTGGAAATTATGCTAGGTGATTCGGTTGCTGTTATGCTTGAATCAGAGATTGATGAGAGCACAAGAGTGAGAGGCTGGGTGCAAAAGAGAAATGGTAATCCATCATATCTTCAGTGGTCAGTCGGTATGTCTGATTTTCCAGAAGAAGAAATCGGGTGGGGATTGAATTTGGGCGGGTCAATCCTAGGTCCGAAAAGTTGGGACCATTTTCAGATTGAGGCATTTCTCAAGTTCAATCTAGGCAAGAGACTATCCGTACAGCCAGGTTTTATTTATCTTATGGATGGTAACAATCAAATGCCAGTTCTTACAGTTCGTTCAACGTGGTCTATTTGA